From a single Xiphophorus maculatus strain JP 163 A chromosome 5, X_maculatus-5.0-male, whole genome shotgun sequence genomic region:
- the LOC102232547 gene encoding E3 ubiquitin-protein ligase RBBP6-like isoform X1, whose product MDSHDNAWSFPAQRLQVRLEPDQQKLVNTNRIERVQRFTDHWQTRPMYTAVQPHSGGVAWKEQSSPSLNSPDPDGNPFNSEDEEDPELARKKRELQELHEQIMHKKTTIAIKTIEMIVKNPDSPDDQEFDTYNPESLRDRVTEILQQRSFSFFSKVKLCKQKVKAAASRKDEVKQQHHPLKLRVKALNAHRLRDRGILPPSREKILDVPPPLTTRAVASPAKEESNAAKGFERFLNVLNRGADLNLKSMLSDDPLPPPDHIITSPAKQQQEETTTNKGYEHLLTALKTVAAAVPNMKKTGPDVPLLPPGCSITSPERQERTTSKGYERLLSVLNKGAAPNLNTTIPDVSLNPPSHSDPQRTKKENSTKKSPEGESRASRGSEHTGQHSESKSSASTKFESKSKADRCSDHEKSENKHSDHEKSVNKHSDRKTSPKGGNEGQTGDSRASEPKKSVDRGSDLESTISRCSEVKKRNSDCKDGADRGSENANNLDRPSERKTSVHRVYERESSANQGSEIENILDRSSETKRSVSKGSVDRLLEDKGSLTRNFESDSGANTSAGHKNSGDQVSSQSESGVSKTLKSENEKNRGLKSSDNKGFERFVSLLNSGVDITKLSKMIKDEVDDLPKTSPSGLKKAPKSENQKSDTGFSLQGCSGISSVKSKTVNQETSSPEDVEIKKVKKRSSLDSSSQPEPALEVKKKKEEEKGTSEIDEKQKQVQSILKTLGLNLDVEELTKLTDRTQERLYGRKNEGRETSESRMEQKSQLALSHKKHSRSRSSSSSSSSSLYSSSSSSSSTFSRYASRSRSRSPRGRRHRRSRSRDAHRRSRDRGRDGGKGHSRTEANKDAQRPSYRNQQHPFCSPYGTPSAYADYNFYQYAQYMNYYNAYNSAINSNWVFDPNQSHVPPSRSQWHSVLADMKLPNQPGQISLHDFMLFMNPDLSGSEGQSNEPSGSRCLTVINTLPSSASSATECRRLTNLERNELGLKRKNHIKNKRKQSARSTKDFTPKRIIEKSTEKKPAETLTAEKKASETVSMEKKTPETVAMKEKIAETVVMEKKVAETVAMDIRVAGKKTINSKTLNSTPSQGKTSGAITKAMEEKKRRLTEEKIKTNLREKLLEFNRKARLLTQPTTTIKPSANSLDSELL is encoded by the exons ATGGATTCACATGACAATGCCTGGAGTTTTCCTGCTCAAAGGCTGCAGGTACGTCTGGAGCCAGATCAACAGAAGCTTGTTAACACCAACAGGATAGAGAGAGTCCAAAGATTTACCGATCACTGGCAAACACGCCCTATGTACACTGCTGTCCAGCCTCACAGCGGTGGTGTAGCCTGGAaggaacaaagctccccatccCTGAACTCCCCAGACCCAGATGGAAACCCATTCAACTCAGAGGATGAGGAAGATCCTGAGTTGGCGAGAAAGAAGCGAGAGCTTCAGGAGTTACATGAGCAGATTATGCACAAGAAAACCACCATCGCTATCAAAACAATTGAGATGATTGTGAAGAATCCAGATTCTCCTGATGACCAGGAGTTTGATACTTACAATCCTGAATCGCTTCGAGACAGAGTGACTGAGATATTGCAGCAACGTTCATTCAGCTTTTTCTCCAAG GTTAAGTTAtgtaaacaaaaagtaaaagccGCTGCTTCGAGAAAAGATGAAGTGAAGCAGCAGCACCACCCACTGAAGCTCAGAGTGAAGGCATTAAATGCACACAGACTCAGGGACCGTGGCATTTTACCACCGAGCAGAGAGAAG ATCCTTGATGTTCCTCCACCTCTCACCACCCGGGCTGTTGCTTCACCGGCTAAAGAGGAAAGCAACGCTGCTAAGGGCTTCGAACGCTTCCTGAATGTGCTCAACAGAGGAGCTGATCTCAACCTGAAAAGCATG CTTTCAGATGaccctctgcctcctcctgacCACATCATTACTTCGCCtgcaaagcagcagcaggaggagaccACCACCAACAAGGGATATGAGCACTTACTCACTGCTCTCAAGACAGTCGCAGCAGCAGTCCCTAACATGAAAAAAACG GGTCCTGATGTCCCTCTGCTGCCTCCTGGCTGCAGCATTACTTCCCCTGAAAGGCAGGAGAGAACCACAAGCAAGGGATATGAGCGCTTACTCAGTGTTCTCAACAAAGGAGCTGCTCCCAACTTGAACACCACG atcCCTGATGTTTCGCTAAATCCTCCCAGCCATAGCGACCCTCAGAGAACAAAAAAGGAGAACAGTACCAAGAAGAGTCCTGAGGGTGAGAGCAGAGCCAGTCGAGGTTCTGAGCATACAGGGCAACATTCTGAGAGTAAGAGCAGTGCAAGCACAAAATTTGAGAGCAAGAGCAAAGCTGACAGATGTTCAGACCATgagaaaagtgaaaacaaacattctgATCATGAGAAAAGTGTCAACAAGCATTCTGACCGCAAGACCAGTCCAAAAGGAGGCAATGAGGGCCAAACTGGTGACAGCAGAGCTTCTGAGCCCAAGAAAAGTGTTGACAGAGGCTCTGACCTTGAGAGTACCATCAGCCGATGTTCTGAAGTCAAGAAAAGAAATTCTGATTGTAAAGACGGAGCTGATAGAGGTTCTGAGAACGCGAACAACCTCGACAGACCTTCTGAACGCAAGACCAGTGTCCACAGAGTTTATGAGCGCGAGAGCAGTGCGAACCAAGGTTCTGAGATTGAAAACATTCTCGACAGAAGTTCTGAAACCAAGAGGAGTGTCAGCAAGGGCAGCGTTGATCGGCTCCTTGAAGACAAGGGCAGCTTGACAAGAAATTTTGAGTCAGATAGCGGTGCAAACACAAGTGCTGGGCACAAGAACAGTGGCGACCAAGTCTCTTCTCAGTCAGAGAGCGGTGTCAGTAAAACTCTTAAAAGTGAGAACGAGAAGAACAGAGGTCTCAAGAGCAGTGATAACAAAGGTTTTGAGCGCTTTGTGAGTCTGCTCAACAGTGGAGTGGACATCACCAAGCTCAGTAAGATGATCAAAGATGAGGTAGATGATCTCCCAAAAACCTCTCCCTCTGGTTTGAAAAAGGCCCCCAAGAGTGAAAACCAGAAGTCCGATACTGGATTCTCGCTGCAAGGCTGCAGTGGGATCAGCAGCGTAAAATCAAAAACTGTCAATCAAGAGACGTCTTCACCTGAAGACGTTGAGataaagaaagttaaaaaaaggaGCAGTTTGGACTCCAGTAGTCAACCAGAGCCTGCCCTGgaagtgaaaaagaagaaggaagaggaaaaggGAACCTCAGAAATAgatgaaaagcagaaacaagTGCAGAGCATTCTTAAAACATTGGGTTTGAATTTGGATGTGGAGGAATTGACCAAACTAACAGATCGCACTCAGGAGAGGCTATATGGAAGGAAGAATGAAGGTAGAGAGACGAGCGAAAGCAGGATGGAACAGAAAAGTCAACTTGCGCTCTCCCATAAAAAACACAGTAGGTCccgctcctcctcttcctcttcgtCGTCTTCTTtgtattcttcttcttcctcttcctcctcaacTTTCTCTAGATATGCCTCTAGAAGCCGTAGTCGGAGCCCTCGGGGCCGCCGGCATCGGCGCTCTCGCAGCAGAGATGCACATAGACGTTCTCGTGACAGAGGCAGAGATGGAGGGAAGGGGCATAGCAGGACTGAGGCCAATAAAGACGCCCAGAGGCCCAGTTACAGAAACCAACAACATCCTTTTTGTTCTCCTTACGGTACTCCTTCTGCATATGCCGATTACAATTTCTACCAATATGCCCAGTATATGAACTACTACAATGCCTACAACAGTGCTATAAACTCCAATTGGGTATTTGATCCAAATCAGAGTCATGTGCCACCGTCCCGTTCACAGTGGCACTCAGTATTAGCAGATATGAAGCTTCCCAACCAACCTGGACAGATCTCACTTCATGACTTCATGCTGTTCATGAATCCAGACTTGTCTGGGAGTGAAGGTCAGAGCAACGAACCCTCTGGTTCTCGTTGCCTCACGGTCATCAATACTTTACCATCTTCTGCAAGCAGCGCAACTGAATGTCGACGGTTAACGAATCTGGAGAGGAATGAGTTGGGGTTGAAAAGAAAGAatcatataaaaaataagagaaaacagTCTGCAAGATCAACTAAAGACTTTACACCGAAGAGAATCATAGAAAAGTCTACTGAGAAAAAACCTGCAGAGACATTGACTGCAGAGAAAAAAGCCTCAGAAACGGTTtctatggagaaaaaaaccccagagaCGGTTGCTATGAAAGAAAAGATTGCAGAGACGGTTGTTATGGAGAAAAAGGTTGCAGAGACGGTTGCTATGGATATAAGAGTTGCAGGGAAGAAAACCATCAACTCGAAGACCTTAAACTCCACGCCGTCACAGGGTAAGACTTCTGGTGCTATAACCAAGGCAATGGAAGAGAAGAAACGTCGCCTtacagaggagaaaataaagacCAACCTGAGGGAAAAG CTTCTAGAGTTTAACCGGAAAGCGAGGCTGCTGACAcaacccaccaccaccatcaAGCCATCAGCAAACTCCCTGGACTCTGAGCTCCTTTAA
- the LOC102232547 gene encoding E3 ubiquitin-protein ligase RBBP6-like isoform X2, whose amino-acid sequence MDSHDNAWSFPAQRLQPHSGGVAWKEQSSPSLNSPDPDGNPFNSEDEEDPELARKKRELQELHEQIMHKKTTIAIKTIEMIVKNPDSPDDQEFDTYNPESLRDRVTEILQQRSFSFFSKVKLCKQKVKAAASRKDEVKQQHHPLKLRVKALNAHRLRDRGILPPSREKILDVPPPLTTRAVASPAKEESNAAKGFERFLNVLNRGADLNLKSMLSDDPLPPPDHIITSPAKQQQEETTTNKGYEHLLTALKTVAAAVPNMKKTGPDVPLLPPGCSITSPERQERTTSKGYERLLSVLNKGAAPNLNTTIPDVSLNPPSHSDPQRTKKENSTKKSPEGESRASRGSEHTGQHSESKSSASTKFESKSKADRCSDHEKSENKHSDHEKSVNKHSDRKTSPKGGNEGQTGDSRASEPKKSVDRGSDLESTISRCSEVKKRNSDCKDGADRGSENANNLDRPSERKTSVHRVYERESSANQGSEIENILDRSSETKRSVSKGSVDRLLEDKGSLTRNFESDSGANTSAGHKNSGDQVSSQSESGVSKTLKSENEKNRGLKSSDNKGFERFVSLLNSGVDITKLSKMIKDEVDDLPKTSPSGLKKAPKSENQKSDTGFSLQGCSGISSVKSKTVNQETSSPEDVEIKKVKKRSSLDSSSQPEPALEVKKKKEEEKGTSEIDEKQKQVQSILKTLGLNLDVEELTKLTDRTQERLYGRKNEGRETSESRMEQKSQLALSHKKHSRSRSSSSSSSSSLYSSSSSSSSTFSRYASRSRSRSPRGRRHRRSRSRDAHRRSRDRGRDGGKGHSRTEANKDAQRPSYRNQQHPFCSPYGTPSAYADYNFYQYAQYMNYYNAYNSAINSNWVFDPNQSHVPPSRSQWHSVLADMKLPNQPGQISLHDFMLFMNPDLSGSEGQSNEPSGSRCLTVINTLPSSASSATECRRLTNLERNELGLKRKNHIKNKRKQSARSTKDFTPKRIIEKSTEKKPAETLTAEKKASETVSMEKKTPETVAMKEKIAETVVMEKKVAETVAMDIRVAGKKTINSKTLNSTPSQGKTSGAITKAMEEKKRRLTEEKIKTNLREKLLEFNRKARLLTQPTTTIKPSANSLDSELL is encoded by the exons ATGGATTCACATGACAATGCCTGGAGTTTTCCTGCTCAAAGGCTGCAG CCTCACAGCGGTGGTGTAGCCTGGAaggaacaaagctccccatccCTGAACTCCCCAGACCCAGATGGAAACCCATTCAACTCAGAGGATGAGGAAGATCCTGAGTTGGCGAGAAAGAAGCGAGAGCTTCAGGAGTTACATGAGCAGATTATGCACAAGAAAACCACCATCGCTATCAAAACAATTGAGATGATTGTGAAGAATCCAGATTCTCCTGATGACCAGGAGTTTGATACTTACAATCCTGAATCGCTTCGAGACAGAGTGACTGAGATATTGCAGCAACGTTCATTCAGCTTTTTCTCCAAG GTTAAGTTAtgtaaacaaaaagtaaaagccGCTGCTTCGAGAAAAGATGAAGTGAAGCAGCAGCACCACCCACTGAAGCTCAGAGTGAAGGCATTAAATGCACACAGACTCAGGGACCGTGGCATTTTACCACCGAGCAGAGAGAAG ATCCTTGATGTTCCTCCACCTCTCACCACCCGGGCTGTTGCTTCACCGGCTAAAGAGGAAAGCAACGCTGCTAAGGGCTTCGAACGCTTCCTGAATGTGCTCAACAGAGGAGCTGATCTCAACCTGAAAAGCATG CTTTCAGATGaccctctgcctcctcctgacCACATCATTACTTCGCCtgcaaagcagcagcaggaggagaccACCACCAACAAGGGATATGAGCACTTACTCACTGCTCTCAAGACAGTCGCAGCAGCAGTCCCTAACATGAAAAAAACG GGTCCTGATGTCCCTCTGCTGCCTCCTGGCTGCAGCATTACTTCCCCTGAAAGGCAGGAGAGAACCACAAGCAAGGGATATGAGCGCTTACTCAGTGTTCTCAACAAAGGAGCTGCTCCCAACTTGAACACCACG atcCCTGATGTTTCGCTAAATCCTCCCAGCCATAGCGACCCTCAGAGAACAAAAAAGGAGAACAGTACCAAGAAGAGTCCTGAGGGTGAGAGCAGAGCCAGTCGAGGTTCTGAGCATACAGGGCAACATTCTGAGAGTAAGAGCAGTGCAAGCACAAAATTTGAGAGCAAGAGCAAAGCTGACAGATGTTCAGACCATgagaaaagtgaaaacaaacattctgATCATGAGAAAAGTGTCAACAAGCATTCTGACCGCAAGACCAGTCCAAAAGGAGGCAATGAGGGCCAAACTGGTGACAGCAGAGCTTCTGAGCCCAAGAAAAGTGTTGACAGAGGCTCTGACCTTGAGAGTACCATCAGCCGATGTTCTGAAGTCAAGAAAAGAAATTCTGATTGTAAAGACGGAGCTGATAGAGGTTCTGAGAACGCGAACAACCTCGACAGACCTTCTGAACGCAAGACCAGTGTCCACAGAGTTTATGAGCGCGAGAGCAGTGCGAACCAAGGTTCTGAGATTGAAAACATTCTCGACAGAAGTTCTGAAACCAAGAGGAGTGTCAGCAAGGGCAGCGTTGATCGGCTCCTTGAAGACAAGGGCAGCTTGACAAGAAATTTTGAGTCAGATAGCGGTGCAAACACAAGTGCTGGGCACAAGAACAGTGGCGACCAAGTCTCTTCTCAGTCAGAGAGCGGTGTCAGTAAAACTCTTAAAAGTGAGAACGAGAAGAACAGAGGTCTCAAGAGCAGTGATAACAAAGGTTTTGAGCGCTTTGTGAGTCTGCTCAACAGTGGAGTGGACATCACCAAGCTCAGTAAGATGATCAAAGATGAGGTAGATGATCTCCCAAAAACCTCTCCCTCTGGTTTGAAAAAGGCCCCCAAGAGTGAAAACCAGAAGTCCGATACTGGATTCTCGCTGCAAGGCTGCAGTGGGATCAGCAGCGTAAAATCAAAAACTGTCAATCAAGAGACGTCTTCACCTGAAGACGTTGAGataaagaaagttaaaaaaaggaGCAGTTTGGACTCCAGTAGTCAACCAGAGCCTGCCCTGgaagtgaaaaagaagaaggaagaggaaaaggGAACCTCAGAAATAgatgaaaagcagaaacaagTGCAGAGCATTCTTAAAACATTGGGTTTGAATTTGGATGTGGAGGAATTGACCAAACTAACAGATCGCACTCAGGAGAGGCTATATGGAAGGAAGAATGAAGGTAGAGAGACGAGCGAAAGCAGGATGGAACAGAAAAGTCAACTTGCGCTCTCCCATAAAAAACACAGTAGGTCccgctcctcctcttcctcttcgtCGTCTTCTTtgtattcttcttcttcctcttcctcctcaacTTTCTCTAGATATGCCTCTAGAAGCCGTAGTCGGAGCCCTCGGGGCCGCCGGCATCGGCGCTCTCGCAGCAGAGATGCACATAGACGTTCTCGTGACAGAGGCAGAGATGGAGGGAAGGGGCATAGCAGGACTGAGGCCAATAAAGACGCCCAGAGGCCCAGTTACAGAAACCAACAACATCCTTTTTGTTCTCCTTACGGTACTCCTTCTGCATATGCCGATTACAATTTCTACCAATATGCCCAGTATATGAACTACTACAATGCCTACAACAGTGCTATAAACTCCAATTGGGTATTTGATCCAAATCAGAGTCATGTGCCACCGTCCCGTTCACAGTGGCACTCAGTATTAGCAGATATGAAGCTTCCCAACCAACCTGGACAGATCTCACTTCATGACTTCATGCTGTTCATGAATCCAGACTTGTCTGGGAGTGAAGGTCAGAGCAACGAACCCTCTGGTTCTCGTTGCCTCACGGTCATCAATACTTTACCATCTTCTGCAAGCAGCGCAACTGAATGTCGACGGTTAACGAATCTGGAGAGGAATGAGTTGGGGTTGAAAAGAAAGAatcatataaaaaataagagaaaacagTCTGCAAGATCAACTAAAGACTTTACACCGAAGAGAATCATAGAAAAGTCTACTGAGAAAAAACCTGCAGAGACATTGACTGCAGAGAAAAAAGCCTCAGAAACGGTTtctatggagaaaaaaaccccagagaCGGTTGCTATGAAAGAAAAGATTGCAGAGACGGTTGTTATGGAGAAAAAGGTTGCAGAGACGGTTGCTATGGATATAAGAGTTGCAGGGAAGAAAACCATCAACTCGAAGACCTTAAACTCCACGCCGTCACAGGGTAAGACTTCTGGTGCTATAACCAAGGCAATGGAAGAGAAGAAACGTCGCCTtacagaggagaaaataaagacCAACCTGAGGGAAAAG CTTCTAGAGTTTAACCGGAAAGCGAGGCTGCTGACAcaacccaccaccaccatcaAGCCATCAGCAAACTCCCTGGACTCTGAGCTCCTTTAA
- the LOC102218967 gene encoding group XIIB secretory phospholipase A2-like protein: MTRWALVVPLLVGLLTLRAAGQEAGNPEASPPPPGPPSDGSTQAGDESEDWGLNSLRGGFEAVSGYFDSMLEFMGGKDGVCQYRCRHGKAPLPRPGYNMPEPDGCTSYFFGLPVPDGMDVGIPAMTKCCNQLDTCYDTCGSNKYRCDSKFRWCLHSICSDLKKSLGFVSKVEACETVADTLFNTVWTLGCRPYMNSQRAACYCPGEEKDEL; this comes from the exons ATGACACGCTGGGCCCTCGTCGTGCCCCTCCTGGTGGGCCTGTTGACTCTCAGAGCTGCAGGTCAGGAGGCTGGAAACCCAGAAGCCTCACCACCTCCACCGGGTCCACCGTCTGATGGCAGCACCCAGGCAGGGGATGAGAGCGAGGACTGGGGGCTGAACTCCCTCCGGGGAGGCTTTGAGGCGGTCAGCGGCTACTTTGACTCCATGCTGGAGTTCATGGGTGGAAAAGATGGCGTGTGCCAGTACCGCTGCAGACATG GTAAAGCGCCTCTTCCTCGTCCAGGTTACAACATGCCTGAGCCTGATGGATGCACCTCATACTTCTTTGGCCTTCCTGTTCCAGACGGG ATGGATGTGGGAATCCCAGCGATGACCAAGTGCTGCAATCAGCTGGACACGTGTTACGACACCTGCGGCTCCAACAAGTACCGCTGCGACTCCAAGTTTCGCTGGTGTCTCCACAGCATCTGCTCGGACCTCAAGAAGAGCCTCGGCTTCGTGTCCAAAGTCGAAG CATGCGAGACGGTAGCCGACACCTTGTTCAACACAGTGTGGACTCTGGGCTGCAGACCCTACATGAACAGCCAGAGAGCGGCCTGCTACTGCCCAGGAGAGGAGAAAGATGAACTGTAA